The following coding sequences are from one Liolophura sinensis isolate JHLJ2023 chromosome 12, CUHK_Ljap_v2, whole genome shotgun sequence window:
- the LOC135479347 gene encoding COMM domain-containing protein 2-like, which produces MLLMLEDEHKEHLSFLTDVNLDVVREFCRISLEFIKKGTNTKVYQGAAQKLGVSPEKVHHGVEGLMYLLTESSKLMLSEIDFQDSILTLGFSEELRSELLTMYLENRRSIRSILSEMSMGLPHYHNLEWRFDIRLASRCLRYQVNPIMLMKLHLDNGGKRETTVLQADPVNLVHLTNVLDGALQEMKSAHCRRIVRNIK; this is translated from the exons ATGCTTCTGATGTTGGAAGATGAGCACAAAGAACATCTCTCGTTTCTTACTGATGTAAATCTAGACG TTGTGAGAGAGTTCTGTCGGATATCCTTGGAATTCATAAAGAAGGGAACGAACACAAAAGTGTACCAAGGGGCAGCAC AAAAACTTGGCGTATCCCCAGAAAAAGTCCACCATGGTGTTGAAGGGTTGATGTATCTGCTGACAGAGAGCTCCAAGCTCATG ctGAGCGAAATTGACTTCCAGGACTCCATCTTGACGTTAGGATTCTCAGAGGAGCTGAGATCCGAGTTGCTGACGATGTATTTAGAGAACAGACGGAGCATCAGATCCATCTTGTCTGAGATGTCCATGGGCTTGCCTCATTATCATAACTTAGAGTGGAGATTTGATATCAGG TTGGCAAGTCGCTGCCTCAGGTACCAGGTTAATCCCATAATGCTCATGAAGCTCCACCTGGACAATGGGggaaaaagggagacaactgtacTACAGGCTGACCCTGTCAATCTTGTTCACTTGACAAATGTCCTAGATGGCGCTTTGCAAGAAATGAAATCAGCACATTGTCGGAGGATAGTACGGAACATCAAGTGA